The sequence CAGTGCGGGTGGAAAACTCAGGTACCGGGAAGGGCAATGCCTTTTACTTTTCGGTAAAGGGAAAGGGCATATTTATCTGTCATCCCCGCGATAAAATCCACCAAATTGCGCAGCAAGAGGTAGGGCATTTGGAGTTCATTATCGGGCTTGAACACCTCAGGTAAAAGCCTCAGGATGCTCTTGTCCTTTCCTGAGAATCGCTCGGTATCAAAATACTGATTATAAAGCGCATCAGAGAACACTTCTAACAGGCCTTCCAACACCTGGAAACCTGCTGCTTCTTTTTCCAGCACTGGCTGAGAGCGGTATATTTTGGCTACCGAAAGCTTGGTGATCTTTTTCAACGCCGCAGCGGAAGGAATACACTCCGTCAATGCCTGATCAAATGTCCCGGCCAACATCTCTTCCTCGTGGGTTCTAAAAGCCTCCACTGTTTCTTCCACCAGCTTGCTGATCGCCATGGCCCTTAGGATGGCCAATTTCTGTGCGGAAGTTTTGAGGGATTGGAGTTTATCTTCCTGGAATTTGTCTCCGATAATTTCTGCCAATAACGGAATCGTTTCGGCAAGCTGCACCAATCCCAACGTACAGCCATCCTCCAAATCGATGATGCTATAACAGATGTCATCTGCTGCCTCCACCAAAAAGGCCAATGGGTGCCGGTGCCAGGTATTTTCTCCAGAAGGCGGGATGCCTAAAGTATCGGCGACCTGCTTAAACAGGCCTAGTTGATCGGCAAAAAAACCAAATTTCTTCTGACTACGCCGGCCAGGATCCGCTTCCTTCACCCATGCCGGTCTGGGGTATTTTGTAAAGGCCGCCAAGGTAGCATAGCAAACCTGAAGGCCATTGTTCTTGTCGAGAAGCATCCTGAAGCCTTGGGCATTCCCCTCAAAATGGGTCATGTCCATCCACTCTTCCTCCCGCAAGTGGTCCTTCCATCGCTGACCGGAGGGATGAAACCGAAAAAAGTCCGAGATGGCATCTTCTCCGGCATGGCCAAACGGAGGATTCCCAATATCGTGGGTAAGCGCTGCAGCCGCTACAATGGCCCCAATATCACTGGAACCGATGCCCCGTTCGGAAAGGGCTGGATATTTCTTTAGCAAATATTCCCCTGCCGACTTGCCCAAAGACCTGCCCACACTGGACACTTCCAGGCTATGGGTAAGCCTGGTATGCACAAAATCCACCTCAGGCAAAGGAAACACCTGGGTCTTGTCTTGGAGGTTCCGAAAAGGGGCCGAAAAAATGATCCGGTCATAGTCCCGTTCAAACTCACTTCTGTATTGCTCTTGGCTCTGGTGGGCCCTTTGCTTAAAATCCGCTCGTCCTGCACTTAGCAGCTTTTCCCATTTCATCATACCCAAAATTAATCATCCCTCCTAAATTAATGGCCATATGACCTGATAAAATCTCCTTTACCGTCCTGCAGGACCAAACGACCTGGCCGATGTCCATGAGGAATCAAAACCACTGGTCAAAATTCGCGGAAAATATCCTACTCCATCACAATGGAGCCTACATAATTAAATATATTTGTCAAGAAATACGTATTACCTAAAATATTCGAAAATGATCCCGATCAGATTCTTCCTCCTTTTACTAATTCTTCCATTTCATCTCTCTGCGCAGCAGCCTAGTGACAGAAAACATTATGTTACTTATCAAACAACGGGCTCCTTGCACATGGACGGAAAGCTGGACGAAAAAGATTGGCAGGAAGCAGCTTGGTCGGATATGTTTGTGGACATCGAAGGAGATGCCAAGCCCTCTCCGCTTTATGATTCCAAACTCAAGATGCTTTGGGATGACGAAAACCTCTACATCGGCATTTGGATGGAAGAGCCTGATTTATGGGCCACTTATACCAAGCGGGAGTCGGTGATCTTTCACCAAAATGACATCGAGGTATTTATCGATCCCGATGGCGATACGCATCACTATTATGAATTGGAGATCAACGCCCTCGGCACGGAATGGGACTTGATGATGACTAAACCATACCGCAATGGTGGCGCTCCCATCAATGGCTGGAACATCAATGGCTTCAAAAAAGGACTTGACCTCCAAGGTACCGTCAATGATCCTACAGACCGGGATACGGCCTGGACGGTGGAAATGGCCATTCCCTGGAAAGCCCTTTCCCAACGGGGGCCTGCCTATGCGCCGCCCAAAGATGGCCAGCAGTGGCGAATCAATTTCTCCCGGGTACAGTGGCAGCTGGAAACCAAAAATGGCCAGTATGTAAAGAAGATCAATCCTGAAACCGGAAAGCATTTCCCGGAATACAACTGGGTCTGGTCCCCGCAGGGTGCCATTAACATGCACATTCCCGAAAACTGGGGCTACCTCCAATTTGCCGCTCAGCCAGTGGGCACGGCCAGTGTCCTTTTCCAAATGGCAACGGATGAAAAGGTCAAAGATGCTTTACGTGCCCTTTATCACAAACAACACCGTTATTTCAAAACCCATGGCGAATACGCCACCCAACTTTCGCAGTTGCCGGAGGTGGATGACCTGGTGGAATTTCATCCGCAGTTCGAAGTGAGTGCTACCCGCTTTAAGCTCTCGGCACCTGCTATCCACCATGATCGAACATGGTTTATCACAGAAGACAGCAAAATCTGGCAAGAGTAAAGCCGTTAGTCATCCGTCGTTAGGAACTTACGAAATTTGTGCTAATCCACTGATTGCCAACACCCATGGGTGGTTGCTTAATTTTTTGAATAACGTCTGCTATTGCTTTCTTGGCTTAACGTCACCTTTATGCTAAATTGTAAAAGGATAGTAGCTCCACTATGCCCTAAACAATTTTCAGATGGCCA comes from Echinicola vietnamensis DSM 17526 and encodes:
- a CDS encoding carbohydrate-binding family 9-like protein, which translates into the protein MIPIRFFLLLLILPFHLSAQQPSDRKHYVTYQTTGSLHMDGKLDEKDWQEAAWSDMFVDIEGDAKPSPLYDSKLKMLWDDENLYIGIWMEEPDLWATYTKRESVIFHQNDIEVFIDPDGDTHHYYELEINALGTEWDLMMTKPYRNGGAPINGWNINGFKKGLDLQGTVNDPTDRDTAWTVEMAIPWKALSQRGPAYAPPKDGQQWRINFSRVQWQLETKNGQYVKKINPETGKHFPEYNWVWSPQGAINMHIPENWGYLQFAAQPVGTASVLFQMATDEKVKDALRALYHKQHRYFKTHGEYATQLSQLPEVDDLVEFHPQFEVSATRFKLSAPAIHHDRTWFITEDSKIWQE
- a CDS encoding deoxyguanosinetriphosphate triphosphohydrolase — translated: MMKWEKLLSAGRADFKQRAHQSQEQYRSEFERDYDRIIFSAPFRNLQDKTQVFPLPEVDFVHTRLTHSLEVSSVGRSLGKSAGEYLLKKYPALSERGIGSSDIGAIVAAAALTHDIGNPPFGHAGEDAISDFFRFHPSGQRWKDHLREEEWMDMTHFEGNAQGFRMLLDKNNGLQVCYATLAAFTKYPRPAWVKEADPGRRSQKKFGFFADQLGLFKQVADTLGIPPSGENTWHRHPLAFLVEAADDICYSIIDLEDGCTLGLVQLAETIPLLAEIIGDKFQEDKLQSLKTSAQKLAILRAMAISKLVEETVEAFRTHEEEMLAGTFDQALTECIPSAAALKKITKLSVAKIYRSQPVLEKEAAGFQVLEGLLEVFSDALYNQYFDTERFSGKDKSILRLLPEVFKPDNELQMPYLLLRNLVDFIAGMTDKYALSLYRKVKGIALPGT